From Aquificaceae bacterium, a single genomic window includes:
- a CDS encoding 2Fe-2S iron-sulfur cluster-binding protein, with amino-acid sequence MKIRRYPQGAEEFEIDPSQDMTLLELLFTIKESEDPSLTFRSMCRAGICGTCAVKLNGKPALACSTWISGKEEELLIEPLDYFPVIRDLVVDHEGMHSKLRSFKTWLYPQQENMILQEGTNLKTSKSWECILCGICDSVCPVLTSTELFGGPSALTRVYKHLHDPRNVNRQATNIGIYNLRPDLCTHCMNCSYACPKRLMPEGLIREEENLLVELGLLQRQTGGFDFLSF; translated from the coding sequence GTGAAAATAAGGAGATATCCTCAAGGTGCTGAGGAGTTTGAGATAGACCCCTCTCAGGACATGACCCTTCTTGAGCTTCTTTTCACGATAAAGGAAAGTGAGGATCCGAGCCTTACCTTCAGGAGCATGTGCAGAGCAGGCATATGTGGAACATGTGCGGTAAAGCTCAACGGAAAACCAGCCCTCGCCTGTTCCACCTGGATATCGGGAAAGGAAGAGGAGCTCCTCATTGAGCCCCTTGACTACTTTCCTGTAATAAGAGACCTGGTGGTGGACCACGAAGGAATGCACTCAAAGCTCAGGAGTTTTAAGACATGGCTGTATCCGCAACAGGAGAACATGATACTGCAGGAGGGAACCAACCTCAAAACCTCAAAGAGCTGGGAGTGTATACTCTGCGGTATCTGCGATAGCGTATGTCCGGTGCTTACCAGCACGGAGCTCTTTGGCGGTCCTTCCGCCCTTACAAGAGTTTACAAGCACCTTCATGACCCGAGGAATGTGAACAGGCAAGCAACGAACATAGGCATATACAACCTGAGACCTGACCTATGCACTCACTGCATGAACTGCTCTTACGCCTGTCCCAAAAGGCTCATGCCGGAGGGGCTGATAAGGGAAGAGGAAAATCTGCTTGTGGAGCTCGGGCTTCTTCAGAGGCAGACGGGCGGCTTTGACTTTCTGAGTTTTTAG
- a CDS encoding YqhA family protein: MERLVRAFVEKGKAIAVLPALSLFISAVFLGFYGVYLSLETLYKVFTDPEYLDTAILSTKFIAVMDIHLLSVILYIFAVGLYELFVGKLNVPDWLKIESIDQLKAKLASVIILILAITFTKNVVKWKEPLETLLFGVAIAIVVGVLIFYYKVKEEH, encoded by the coding sequence ATGGAGCGACTTGTAAGGGCCTTTGTGGAGAAGGGAAAGGCTATAGCAGTTCTACCAGCCCTTAGTCTTTTCATAAGTGCGGTGTTTCTTGGATTTTACGGAGTTTACCTCTCCCTTGAGACCCTCTACAAGGTCTTTACAGACCCGGAGTATCTTGATACCGCAATACTCTCCACCAAGTTCATAGCGGTCATGGACATACACCTGCTTTCTGTCATACTTTACATCTTTGCGGTGGGTCTATATGAGCTTTTTGTGGGAAAGCTCAACGTGCCCGACTGGCTCAAGATTGAGAGCATAGACCAGCTAAAGGCCAAGCTGGCAAGCGTTATTATACTCATACTGGCTATCACCTTCACCAAGAACGTGGTCAAGTGGAAAGAGCCTCTTGAGACGCTCCTGTTTGGTGTAGCCATTGCCATAGTGGTTGGGGTGCTTATCTTTTACTACAAGGTGAAAGAAGAGCATTGA
- a CDS encoding metal ABC transporter substrate-binding protein: MVVLLLLVFFISLSYAREYLLASSYPIYYPLKYLAMDRFEVDVLIKTQADPHHYELKPDDMRRLQKAEAFLYLGVERWEQRLAERVQKGRAYPLEKGIEFIKAGKSPDPHIWVSPRSYIPLVRNIHGVLSRIDPAGSEQYRKRVDELINRLSALDEEYRRTLSTCKSKTLVTTHLSTAYLGRDYGLEVVGLRGVHAEEEPKPSEVRRLIERIKQAQVRVIFAELGQDERLARRIAKEVGAGVMPINTSLFPEEKGDDYFSIMKRNLRRLSEGLDCQTR; encoded by the coding sequence ATGGTTGTCTTACTGCTCCTGGTGTTTTTTATAAGCCTTTCATACGCAAGGGAATACTTGCTGGCATCCTCCTATCCCATATATTACCCCCTCAAGTATTTAGCGATGGACAGGTTTGAAGTGGATGTGCTTATAAAGACACAGGCTGACCCACACCACTACGAGCTAAAGCCCGACGACATGAGAAGGCTTCAGAAGGCAGAGGCTTTCCTATATCTTGGAGTGGAAAGGTGGGAGCAGAGGCTGGCAGAAAGGGTGCAGAAGGGAAGAGCTTATCCTCTGGAAAAGGGTATTGAATTTATAAAAGCCGGTAAAAGCCCCGACCCCCACATATGGGTCTCACCACGCTCTTACATACCTCTTGTAAGAAATATCCATGGAGTTCTTTCCCGCATAGACCCTGCCGGCTCTGAACAATACAGAAAAAGAGTTGATGAGCTTATTAACAGACTCAGTGCCCTTGATGAAGAATACAGAAGGACACTTTCCACCTGCAAAAGTAAAACTCTGGTGACCACTCATCTCTCTACCGCTTACCTTGGCAGGGATTACGGGCTTGAGGTGGTTGGTCTCAGGGGTGTCCATGCAGAGGAAGAGCCAAAGCCCTCTGAGGTGAGGAGGCTCATAGAAAGGATAAAACAGGCTCAGGTCAGGGTAATATTCGCAGAGCTTGGGCAGGATGAGAGGCTCGCAAGAAGGATAGCGAAGGAGGTGGGTGCAGGGGTCATGCCCATAAACACCTCCCTATTTCCCGAGGAAAAGGGGGATGACTACTTTTCCATAATGAAGAGAAATCTCAGAAGGCTTTCCGAGGGTCTGGATTGTCAGACAAGGTAA
- a CDS encoding metal ABC transporter ATP-binding protein has protein sequence MSDKVIEVRNLRFRYREEEPLIEDLSFYVERGEFFGILGPNGAGKSTLLRIILGFIRPHAGEVRLFGDRLESFTHWKRIGYVPQRFSVEKSFTGNVGELLRAVAPKERVGWVIAFLHLENLLKRPFVKLSGGEQQKVLLALALTTNPDLIILDEPMTGLDIHAQEHIEHVLKEIARDRTVVVVSHDVGFVLRNAGRILCLGMPYCRVVKPQEFENILRDLYRLH, from the coding sequence TTGTCAGACAAGGTAATAGAGGTCAGGAATCTACGCTTTCGCTACAGGGAAGAGGAGCCTCTTATAGAAGACCTGAGTTTTTATGTGGAGAGGGGTGAGTTCTTTGGCATCCTTGGACCCAACGGAGCTGGGAAAAGCACCCTTCTGAGGATAATACTGGGCTTTATCAGACCCCATGCTGGGGAGGTAAGACTTTTCGGTGATAGGCTGGAGAGCTTCACTCACTGGAAAAGAATCGGCTATGTGCCCCAGAGGTTCTCTGTGGAGAAGTCCTTTACTGGAAACGTGGGGGAGCTTCTCAGGGCAGTGGCACCCAAGGAAAGGGTTGGTTGGGTTATAGCCTTTCTTCACCTTGAAAACCTGCTAAAGAGACCCTTTGTAAAGCTCTCCGGTGGAGAACAGCAGAAGGTTCTCCTTGCCCTTGCTCTTACCACAAACCCGGACCTCATAATACTTGACGAGCCAATGACCGGCCTTGATATACATGCCCAGGAACACATAGAACATGTTCTGAAGGAAATCGCAAGGGACAGAACTGTTGTTGTGGTATCTCACGATGTGGGCTTTGTGCTTAGAAACGCAGGCAGGATACTCTGCCTTGGCATGCCCTACTGCAGGGTGGTAAAGCCTCAGGAATTTGAAAACATACTGAGAGACCTATACAGACTTCACTGA
- a CDS encoding chromosomal replication initiator protein DnaA has translation MRDFLLFVENRDRFAVGLFRQFRIEETPSRVLIITPTLEYKKWVLEYIRARLSDYGKEILVRSQEEEKKAETTLGDGLSPRYSFDNFVVGRSNQLAHRVCLEVSASPGIYSPLFIYGGVGLGKTHLLHAVGNRAKSSHFRVVYRQATEFSDEMIKSLKEGKIEAFRKAYSGVDLLLLDDVQFLSGKERTQVELFRVFEILQMAEKQIVLVSDRHPKDIRDVSERLLSRFASGLILEIGLDDETKLSIVRHKLLLYGLPTDRKHVDYVMENTGYSVREIEGFIKTLKLTGIREKPSGQTRSREEELIRHVAKYFNLKPEDLRRETKERKVIKARQTAMYFCKTLLHMSYSEIARLFGKPDHTSALYSIRKLEEKKQQDRKFAYMLEMLEKSLRKSLG, from the coding sequence ATGAGGGATTTTTTGCTGTTTGTAGAAAACAGAGACAGGTTTGCGGTGGGGCTCTTCAGGCAGTTCAGAATTGAGGAAACCCCAAGCAGGGTGCTCATAATCACTCCCACCCTAGAATACAAAAAGTGGGTGCTTGAATACATAAGGGCAAGGCTTTCCGACTATGGAAAGGAGATACTGGTAAGGTCTCAGGAAGAGGAGAAAAAGGCAGAGACAACCCTTGGTGACGGACTCTCGCCAAGGTATAGCTTTGATAACTTTGTGGTGGGAAGGTCAAACCAGCTTGCCCACAGAGTCTGCCTTGAAGTATCTGCTAGCCCGGGCATTTACAGTCCTCTTTTCATATATGGGGGTGTGGGCCTCGGGAAAACCCACCTTCTGCATGCTGTTGGCAATAGAGCAAAGTCCTCCCACTTTAGGGTTGTTTACAGGCAGGCAACCGAGTTTTCCGATGAGATGATAAAAAGCCTGAAGGAGGGAAAGATAGAAGCTTTTAGAAAAGCCTATTCGGGTGTGGACCTTCTTCTGTTGGATGATGTGCAGTTTCTTTCTGGAAAGGAGAGAACTCAGGTGGAGCTCTTTAGGGTTTTTGAGATTCTTCAGATGGCGGAAAAGCAGATAGTGCTGGTGAGCGACAGGCACCCCAAGGACATAAGGGATGTTTCTGAAAGGCTTCTCAGCAGGTTTGCCAGTGGTCTGATTCTTGAGATAGGTCTTGACGATGAAACAAAGCTCTCTATTGTCAGACACAAGCTACTGCTGTATGGGCTACCCACCGACAGGAAGCATGTGGACTACGTTATGGAAAACACCGGCTACAGTGTCAGGGAAATAGAAGGTTTTATAAAAACCCTTAAACTAACCGGTATAAGGGAAAAACCATCGGGACAGACCAGGAGCAGGGAGGAAGAACTCATAAGACATGTGGCAAAGTATTTCAACCTGAAGCCAGAAGACCTGAGGAGGGAAACAAAGGAAAGGAAGGTTATAAAGGCGAGACAAACCGCTATGTATTTCTGCAAGACTCTCCTTCACATGTCTTATTCAGAGATAGCAAGGCTCTTTGGAAAGCCAGACCACACATCCGCCCTCTATTCAATAAGGAAATTGGAGGAGAAAAAACAGCAGGACAGAAAGTTCGCCTACATGCTTGAAATGTTGGAAAAAAGCCTCAGAAAATCTCTGGGATAA
- a CDS encoding DnaJ C-terminal domain-containing protein, with translation MPIKDYYQTLGVARGASKEEIKKAYRRLAREWHPDVNHDPQASERFREINEAYHILSDDQKRQEYDRILQSGDEKRYRYFMEYVQDFLESIWQGMRRAPKPRRGQDIRLKLDLSLEEAALGCERELEYDRWVDCPDCEGKGYRGEMEKVVCHACEGTGKRVSGIFNFPRPCSVCKGRGYIIKNLCPTCGGRGRVAKRSRVKVNIPPGTDEGEVLKVSGFGHTGERGGESGDLYLRIGIKPHEVFKKVGKDLYMEKFISFPMAVLGGTIKVKWLDGRDIEVFVQPGTECGSTKTLLGHGFPAAGGAGNLVITFRIEVPKDIGSNLRSLLERLARELRDEGVDVKVGLVDRLKNLLPL, from the coding sequence ATGCCCATAAAGGACTACTACCAGACCCTCGGCGTTGCGAGAGGGGCAAGCAAAGAAGAGATAAAAAAAGCCTATAGAAGGCTTGCCAGAGAGTGGCACCCCGATGTAAATCACGACCCTCAAGCAAGTGAACGATTCAGAGAGATTAACGAAGCCTACCATATACTTTCCGACGACCAGAAAAGGCAGGAATACGACCGAATCCTTCAGAGCGGGGATGAGAAAAGATACAGGTATTTTATGGAATACGTGCAGGATTTTCTCGAAAGTATATGGCAGGGCATGAGAAGGGCTCCAAAGCCGAGGAGGGGACAGGACATAAGGCTAAAATTAGACCTTAGCCTTGAAGAGGCAGCCCTCGGGTGCGAGAGGGAGCTGGAATACGACCGCTGGGTAGACTGTCCTGACTGTGAAGGTAAGGGCTACAGGGGAGAGATGGAAAAGGTGGTATGCCATGCCTGCGAAGGGACTGGGAAGAGGGTGAGCGGTATATTTAACTTCCCAAGACCCTGCTCCGTTTGCAAGGGCAGAGGCTACATAATAAAGAACCTCTGCCCAACCTGTGGTGGAAGGGGCAGGGTTGCAAAAAGGAGCAGGGTAAAGGTAAACATACCACCCGGGACTGACGAGGGGGAAGTTTTGAAAGTTTCTGGCTTTGGTCACACGGGCGAGAGGGGTGGGGAAAGCGGAGACCTCTATCTCAGAATAGGCATAAAACCTCATGAGGTCTTTAAAAAGGTGGGTAAAGACCTCTACATGGAAAAGTTCATATCCTTTCCCATGGCAGTTCTTGGGGGAACAATAAAGGTAAAATGGCTTGATGGCAGAGATATTGAAGTTTTCGTCCAGCCCGGAACAGAATGCGGTTCAACCAAGACCTTACTGGGGCATGGCTTTCCTGCAGCTGGGGGGGCTGGCAACCTGGTGATAACCTTCAGAATAGAGGTGCCAAAGGACATAGGTTCAAACCTCAGAAGCCTTCTTGAAAGGCTCGCAAGGGAGCTCAGGGATGAGGGTGTTGATGTAAAGGTCGGGCTTGTGGACAGGCTCAAAAACCTCCTACCCCTTTGA
- a CDS encoding sigma 54-interacting transcriptional regulator, which translates to MEKSLNLRELTIVNEVAKILSRGLEFTKSLEEVLKVLYSFWDVRHSYVALYRQDMKALKIVKAFGLTEEEAERGIFRKGEGIVGKVYKDGVPVFLSDTKINAYLNKTGLRERLEPGEGFVAVPIRVGGEIIGVLAAFKNFEEESVERGVELLMIMGTMIGMLYKLDERISQEREEWEEEKRLLTKALSERYSVEGIVGKSPIIRNLLDLVERVARTDVNVLITGESGTGKSLVAKAIHFMSKRKEKPFITINCSAIPETLLEAELFGYEKGSFTGAYTSKKGKFELASGGTVFLDEIGDMPLALQPKILRVIQDKEIERLGSEKTIKVDVRIISATNKNLPELVSQGHFREDLYYRLNVLPVHIPPLRERKEDIPILVDHFLEIFNQRYGKKVRLDPRVIEVFMEYPWYGNVRELENAIERLVILRDGLIRDVDLPPYFFARLYDNGPRNMPQVIQSTEREEIIKALEKAGYVKSRAARLLGYTLRQLDYRIRKYQIEIKRY; encoded by the coding sequence ATGGAAAAGAGCCTTAACCTCAGGGAGCTTACCATAGTCAATGAGGTTGCCAAAATATTGAGCAGGGGCCTTGAGTTTACAAAGAGCCTTGAGGAAGTGCTCAAGGTCCTCTACTCCTTCTGGGATGTGCGTCATAGTTATGTGGCTCTTTACAGGCAGGACATGAAAGCCCTCAAGATAGTCAAAGCCTTTGGGCTCACGGAGGAGGAAGCAGAAAGGGGTATTTTCAGGAAAGGTGAGGGCATTGTGGGAAAGGTTTACAAGGACGGCGTGCCTGTGTTCCTTTCCGATACAAAGATAAACGCCTATCTTAACAAGACGGGTCTGAGAGAAAGGCTTGAGCCTGGTGAGGGCTTTGTGGCAGTTCCCATAAGGGTAGGCGGTGAGATAATAGGCGTTCTTGCAGCTTTCAAAAACTTTGAGGAGGAGAGCGTAGAAAGGGGAGTGGAACTGCTTATGATAATGGGCACCATGATTGGCATGCTCTACAAGCTTGATGAGAGAATAAGTCAGGAGAGAGAGGAGTGGGAAGAAGAAAAGAGGCTTCTCACAAAGGCTCTCAGCGAGAGATACAGCGTAGAAGGCATAGTGGGCAAAAGCCCCATAATAAGAAACCTGCTTGACCTTGTGGAGAGAGTTGCCCGCACCGATGTGAACGTGCTTATAACAGGAGAGAGCGGGACGGGCAAAAGCCTTGTGGCAAAGGCAATACACTTTATGAGCAAACGGAAGGAAAAGCCCTTCATCACCATTAACTGCAGCGCCATACCGGAAACCCTGCTTGAGGCAGAGCTCTTTGGATATGAGAAGGGCTCCTTTACAGGAGCCTACACATCAAAGAAGGGAAAGTTTGAGCTTGCAAGCGGTGGGACTGTGTTTCTTGACGAGATAGGAGACATGCCCCTTGCCCTTCAGCCCAAGATACTGAGAGTAATTCAGGATAAGGAGATAGAAAGGCTTGGCAGTGAAAAGACCATAAAGGTGGATGTGCGCATCATATCTGCTACCAACAAAAACCTTCCTGAGCTGGTCTCTCAGGGACACTTTAGAGAAGACCTTTACTACAGGCTAAATGTTCTTCCCGTGCACATACCACCCCTGAGGGAGAGAAAGGAGGACATACCCATACTGGTGGACCACTTTCTGGAAATATTCAACCAGAGGTATGGTAAAAAAGTCCGCCTTGACCCCAGAGTTATTGAGGTTTTCATGGAGTATCCATGGTATGGAAATGTGAGGGAACTGGAAAATGCCATTGAGCGTCTTGTTATACTCAGGGATGGACTCATAAGGGATGTGGACCTTCCACCCTACTTCTTTGCAAGGCTCTACGATAATGGTCCGAGAAACATGCCCCAGGTCATACAGAGCACGGAAAGGGAAGAGATAATAAAGGCTCTTGAAAAGGCTGGATATGTGAAATCAAGAGCTGCCAGGCTACTGGGCTACACACTGCGTCAACTTGACTACAGGATAAGAAAGTATCAGATTGAGATAAAGAGGTATTAG
- a CDS encoding aldo/keto reductase has translation MKTFLNLRLSELGVGTYLGELDQKTSQGYREVIKRALQAGINVVDTAIVYRYMKSERDIGEVLKEVPREQVILSTKGGYIPYDADSGVDPRDYFYENFVNSGIVKLEEMTPQGHYLSAGFIEWCLDKSLQNMGTQYVDIYFLHNPEEQLNFFEKSLFNKKIKECFEYLESEVRRGRVKYYGLATWGGFRVSSSSRQYLNLAELLSLAQEIGGEDHHFRFIQLPYNLGMPEAYTLKNQEVAGERLSTLEACERLGIYTYTSASIYQGRVVGRVPQELKEKLRVDRDVHASLQFVLSTPGVGTALVGMSRLEHLEENLQILRIPRLGPTEFSGLFK, from the coding sequence ATGAAAACCTTTTTAAATTTACGGCTTTCTGAGCTTGGTGTTGGCACATACCTTGGAGAGCTTGACCAGAAAACTTCTCAGGGATACAGGGAGGTGATAAAGAGAGCCCTGCAGGCTGGCATAAACGTGGTGGATACCGCCATAGTCTACAGGTATATGAAGAGCGAGAGGGATATAGGTGAGGTTCTAAAAGAGGTTCCCAGAGAGCAGGTCATCCTCTCCACAAAGGGTGGATACATTCCCTACGATGCGGACTCGGGCGTAGACCCAAGGGATTACTTTTACGAAAACTTTGTAAACTCAGGCATCGTAAAGCTGGAGGAGATGACGCCCCAGGGGCACTATCTTTCTGCTGGCTTTATTGAATGGTGCCTTGACAAAAGCCTGCAGAACATGGGAACTCAATATGTGGATATATACTTCCTTCACAACCCGGAAGAGCAGCTGAACTTCTTTGAAAAAAGCCTGTTCAACAAGAAGATAAAAGAGTGCTTTGAATACCTTGAGTCTGAGGTGAGGAGAGGAAGGGTGAAATATTACGGCCTTGCCACCTGGGGAGGCTTCAGAGTATCTTCTTCAAGCAGGCAGTATCTGAACCTTGCAGAACTCCTGAGCCTTGCTCAGGAAATAGGGGGAGAGGACCATCACTTCCGGTTCATTCAGCTTCCCTACAACCTTGGCATGCCCGAAGCCTATACGCTAAAAAATCAGGAAGTTGCGGGTGAGAGGCTTTCAACTCTTGAAGCCTGTGAGAGGCTGGGCATATACACCTACACCAGCGCCAGCATATATCAGGGAAGGGTTGTAGGAAGAGTGCCACAGGAGCTGAAAGAAAAGCTAAGAGTAGACAGAGATGTGCATGCAAGCCTGCAGTTTGTGTTGAGCACACCGGGTGTGGGAACAGCACTTGTGGGAATGAGCAGGCTAGAACATCTGGAGGAAAACCTTCAGATTCTTCGCATACCAAGACTTGGTCCCACAGAGTTTTCAGGTTTATTTAAATAG